The nucleotide window TAATTTCCAATAGAAAGAACTTGAGATCACAAAATGCCAAACAATTTTACTTGCAAGatattatatttctttcaaaagtttctttcCTTTAAGATAGCTGCAACTTAATACACTAGTGAAGGACTTTAGCataaacacaaattaaatgaaattaaatcAAAGATCGACTGGGCTAGACATTTAAATGAAGTATAAAAGAAAGGGATAAGAAAACCAACTTTTTAAATTGGTCATGAGTCCTGTAGTCTGACTACCAAGTAGATAAGCCAACACAACAGTAATGTGAAGTTGAACTTACAAGATAAAAAGTCAACACAGCATAAAAATACATGTCATAACAACACATAGGCATAAAGAAAAAGCTTCACGACTGAGATTCTGCATCTTAACTGCCTGTAGTTATGAACTTTGGAAACTCACAACACCAACTAAGTGAGAAGTGCATACCTTTAACAACTTGACAAACTTCATAAGACTTTTTCGGAATGCATATTCCCTTTTCTTCATTGAGTGTAGAACACTTGATATGGTGAGACCTTTTTGGGCTAGTCATCAGAAAAGGAGAAAAACAGACTTATTCAGTGATCAAGCAGCCATTTTCCTTGATCAAAGATTTAAATATGACTAAACATACTCGCATGCTGGTCTCCCTTTGTTGTTGAGTTTCTGAAAATGACAATACCATCCTTGAAGTTTTTAACCTCTGTATCAGCATCAACAATGTGTACAACCTAAAAGAAAATAACACGTAAGTGCTTGATAATAAAAGTTCAATGATCAATGGTTTAGCTAGATCTCAAGGTTGGATTGGGACGGTTCAGGAGCCGCGAGGATGGGGAGGGCAAAGCCATTTCTAACTGATATGACAAAATATttagcaaatttaaaaatataacttCAAGAGACTGTGGGGGCTGCAACCACCTGACTCCCGTAAAATCCATCTGGTTATGATGATACATAAAAAGAACTAATGGGTTAAAAGGATTACAAGTATAAGCGAAATTAAGAACATAAAAGCTTGCTTCGTATAAATTCCTAGTAAGTGATACTGAGATCAAATCATACATTCACCGAAAAGAAGTACGAAAGTAGGGTAAGTGAGTTATTTTTAGGCACCGCTAGTATTCTCCAGAAAGAGTGAACAAAATTTGTAGGTCAGCAGACTCTGTGGTCTTCCTAAGTTCATCGAAACTGTTAAGACTTTAAAATAACAGATCTTCCTCTCCAGTTGTAAGCTCACGTTTGAAATACTTGTGTTTACCCGGAGGCACTTATGCTAGGCCCTCCAACAATTATCCATTGTCAAAAATGAATTGAGTGAGACCAAAGCTCAAAGTCAGCATGTGATGATAGTATGGGATACTACTGGACAAAAATGTTGAAAAATATCGAAGTAGGAGATAAAACTGTTCAAATAGTCAGAGCTCCAAACAAAGTACCTCAGGACAAAGTAGACAAAGTTGCTCGATATCTGCCACACCGGCTTGAAATCCAAACGGACATAGATGACCAAGTGCTCCCTTCAGACTAGAGTAGGTAACTTGTACCTGCTGAAGTTGCAAGGAAGCAGAATAAATGTTTAAAAAAGAAAACACTTTGCTAATACTCTTCAACCACGTTGGGCACCCACACGAATCACTACAACTTGAACATGGATCAACCACATTGTCCTTTCTGTTGGCTTCCTTACACGCGCAGTCACCTGAACCAGGGTTGGTAAAACAATTTATAGACGCTAAAACCTGAACAAATATCTTAGCTTTCTCGTCATCCATGTCTTGGGTAGATGATTTTAGTATGCTCACGGCTAGCTCATCTGCATATCCTTCCATCTTGTCATTCTTGACGCTTCTCTTGCGCTTAACCTCTGAAGAACAATTTGCCCGAACACTGCTATTGTGTGTTGCATCCAATAGAACTTCGGTCTGAATGTCGTCCGCAGAGATGGTGCTGAAGTAAGACAAGTCTTGCATCATGTCAGACCATGCTGCCTCCGCCTGTTTCAGAGTTGAGTCACCAACTGGGATAGATGAACTTGTATGTGTCTCGGTTTTCTTGTTCTGTTGTCTGTCTTTCTTTGTATAGGAAACAAGTACCAGAAATTCCCCACTTCCAACTGAATGATCACTTACCTTACTCTCTAAACCCAATTTCACACCCTGATTATAAAATATACCGCACAAGATCAACATAAAAAATACTACTACTAAATTTTTGCTTTCTGCTAGAAACTAAATTTTAGCATTTCAATAATTATCAGGTAAAGAGGAGAGGAATGGAAGAAATTACCTTGAGAaaaagatggaaatttggggaatttGAAGCGGGAGGGAAAATTTGCTTGAGGAGTTGCTTGAGTTCTTGAATGGTTTTGTCCGGCGAAACGGAGACGATTAAGGATTCGCCCATTaggctacggacctccaaacttTTCTCTGATTCTTCCATTTTACTCCTCCAATCTTGGGCGTTGGCCGTTGATAGGGATTAGGGAGGAGCAAAGATCTAATATATGGCGGGGGAATTGATGCTCACGTGCGAGCCCCCGCTCACGCACGTGATCTAGTCGTTCCAAGATCATCAAATGTCCCCAAAGGGACAAATTACTTACTACTCTACTAGTAATTTGATTGAAAAATTTTCCAACTAGAACAGTGGAAAATTAATTTGTACAAAACGTCTACCTATtcattgaaaattatttttctcctttaaCTTTGTTTAGAAAATAGAACATCCCAATTTTTATCTCAATTCAGTTTGTAAATGTCTATTTTATCCTACAAATTATACTAGCACTCTTTCGATTCAGAAATTATTATGTAATGGTGTTCTTTACTTTTGAATTTATCTTATTCAGCTCAgctatataaaattttatttttgtactaaaaagagtaaataaGTAATAATCAAAACTATTAAATTTGAATAAtgaaagagttaagaaaaacagAACAAAAAGTTAGAAATACAAATTGCATGTACTGATAACTTTACAATgaaaatcaaaactcaaaaatctatTGACGAAACTTAAATATAAAAGAGATGAAACAATTAAGCATGACATCAAAAGTACTATATTGCATGAGACAATGGATCAAATTTTACGACAAGTTTACTAGAATCTTGGTAACGTAATGAGCAGAATACAAACGATAGAAGGGAAAATATTCTATAGCTTAAAGTTGGATAATCATTTGTTTTTTCATGTGAAGTTGGAAGGAAAAATAACCCGTTCAAAACCACGTAGTattaagtaggcgtttggacataaaattataatttttgaaaaaagtaatatttgaaatttaaaattatgtttggacatgtatttcatttgaaaaatatattgcATTTTTATGTATGGGGAAAATAGATTTTctaaaaaattttgaattttgaaaaactcattgtcgaaaaaatttcaaaaacttgCAGAATTCCATGGACAAacacattttttaaaaaaaagaaaaaaaaattcttgacAAACAGGGCCTAGGTAGGCATTTGGACATAAAAACTACTCCATAATTTTTGGGGGAAAAAATTAGTATTTGGAGTTAAGTCGAAAAATAGattatttgaaattatatttgaaattatgtttgaacatgcatttcacttgaaaaaatattatatttttgtaagtgatgatttttttaaaaaaaattgaaaaactggtttttctttgaaaaactcattttcgaaaaaaatttaaaaacttacaaaattttatgaaaaaacaattttttttaaaaaaaaataattttttttatggaCAAACGGGTCCTATACTCTTGCATAGATAAGTCTTAAATGagagtgaattttttttttttttttgaaatttccgtCGAAACAAGAAATAAACAACAAGAAGAGACAATCAATAACCAATTAAAGGCGGGGATTAAATTGTAGAAACTGCCTATTGTAGGAAGAACCTAACCTACacatacaatttaccaattacgGTACGGACCAAAAGAAAATTTTACAAATATAGCCATGGACATTTTTAAAACAGTAGGAATATAAAGCACATACActatttttgaacttttgaaatAGCTCGAGAAGTATAGACTTCACGAGAATGTGGTGATCCAAACACTGTCGCACGTGTAGCATTAAAAGCAGTACATCGTTTTTTCTTCTATATTTGGAATTTGGATTCTATTACTATCTCATTTTGGCTTATAAACAAAGTGTAGGAAAAAAAATTAAGTGTGAGACGTTGTGTTCTTGAAAATTGCCATATATATCTCCTCGTTTTACTCCCATTATAGCATGTTAGAAGAAATTATAACCGACTCAATTCATTAATCATGATGGGATATATACAACTGTAATTCCCCCTCTTCATGCTCCTATGTCTTCactcttctttaattcttttttcaaattcaaaaatccCATAATTCCCTCTCCTTAACATTCTCTTTTCACAGAAAAACTCCCTTATCTTGCTCTCTTGAATATTGAATAACAGCTCCACGAAATGAGCAGTCCATTCACAATAACAAGGCTAGTAAGATGGCGAATTAAAGATTGGGTGTCTTgtttctatgcttgcagatttcCTTTAGGTAATTCTAAAGCTtcaatcttttttttcttctcttgttattttttctttaaatttaattgATATAGTACATTTTTGGTAGAGGAAGAAAAAGATATTTATTGTGCTATGTCGCCTCAAAAACCGAGTAGAAACATGGTTTTCGACCCTATTGGTGATCATAACAGAAAGAAGAACaggaaaaagttgaaaaagaaaatggaaaagagGAAAGAATTTGTGGAAATTTCAGCAGAAGGGAAGGCTGAAGAGGGAGGCAATGACTCAAGCTGGCCTCGATTCTCAGAAGAGGATTATATAGTATTTTGCTTTGAAGATGATGGAGGAATACATATAGTGGAAGATAAAAAGTCGGAGAAATTTCAACAGAAAATTGATCATGTTAACTTAAGCCCAAGGCCTGTTTGTAGGAAGGTTGGTAATTAACTCTTCTCCATTACAttcattttataataattttctgTGGGTTGAATTTGGATAAAAGTATCACTCTTAACGGTATAGATAATACTACATAATTCGATTGAGACTAGTTATTGGAATAACCTCTCTATCTCCATAAGGTACGGGTAAAGTCCAAATCTCTCCGTGTGAGAttatactaggtatgttgttgttgtcgaTTGAGACTAGGAATGTCGAAGCATTGGCTTAATTTTTAATATGACTTAAAAGTGCGAAAATAATTATTAATAagacagtttttttttttaacttttgtaAAAGCAGCTTAATTATGTGGAGAATGGACAAGAGTTCCATGGTCACCGTCAAAAAAACAAGGTGAGTCCAGATGGAGAAGATAGCTATGGTACAACTGAAGAAGATAATGATGAAAGGGTAAAGTCCTTTAGACAAGTTCcgttatttttatctttttttactCCGCTTAATCAACAATGTTCTCACTTATTCTTTACCAAAACCTTCAACCGATCATTTGGTAATGAAAATTACTCTAGCACTTGAAAAAATCTCACTTTCTTTCTATTTAGAATAAAAACTATTGATACGTCTTGTGGCAATGAAATTTGTCAATAGTAGCATAGTCGCACTACTCAACTCGGCATCTTAAAATTTGAATTACATAAAAGAcgtatatacgaggtgacgaATGTGTATATgatcttatatgtggaaatttgtCCGATTTAGACTCTTGTCTAGAATTTAGAAATAATATTATGTTGTTATTGGCAGGGTGAGAGAAAAGGGAGCAACGATATGGAAGAGGAATGGCCACCTGCTGTCGATAAAGAGATCAGTCACATAGGTGATGTTAGTGAAAGCAAGACGAGTCCATCTGCTGAATCAAGTGAGTCTAATGATCACTCAAATGGCAGCACTGGTTCCTTTGCCTTCCCTGTGTAAGTATcccattttctttcttattttactCTTATTTATGGTGTAATTATTTTTTGCATTGAAATTGGTAATTATTTAATTGGTTACCAATATTGCTAAATTTGCAGTTTGGGCTGGGATTGGATGGGCAGTCCAGCTCAAATGCCGAAACCAGAGGAAGGCCCACGTTACGAGAAGCATAAGGCTTGGACATGTGTGCGTCATCCCTGTTGCAGATTTTGATACCTTTTTTTCCTCCCCATTTTCCCCTACGAGATTTTCCTGTTGGATTCTCAAACTGTTAAGAATATAAATCGTTCTTTTATACACTGATCAACATTTTGTTTTGGTCCTTGTTAGTACATTTTGCTTACTTCCAGCAACAAAACCGAGTAAAGAGAAATAGAACTGAAATAGATACACCAATGGGAAGGTCAAgaggaagaaaaaataaaataaaagagtaacaTCCAACAACACTATTCTGAATTCGAAAGAACAAATCATAGCAACAGAGAGCTTCTGTATATTGGTAATCAATCGTGGACCCATTTCTTGTACAATTACTTGAGAAATTTACTGTCACCATAAATTATTTAAACAACATCATTTGCACaataatacaaaaaaatatagcagTCAATTTCCCAACCAGAATCCATGTTTATGTTCCCAGAACAAGTGACTGCAGATATAGTCTTGCTTTGGCAGCTGCAGAAAAAGATGCTTCATCTTGATTTTCTTTAGCAGCAGCAATTGCTGCAATGTAAGCTTCTCTTGCCACCTCCAGTTCCTGCATTCCTGTTTCGTTTGGGTGATCCTGTACAAAACGAATTTGAGATTTACAAATCTACTAGAAGCTGAGAAGATAAATATATCAAGTAAATTCCCTAATAGCTTGACCTAGCCAGAGATTGCGCAAAGGGCGTGGCAGGGCAAGAGACCCTTGACAAAATAAAAGGTGTGGAAGGTTAGCTTACTGTTTCAATGTTCTTGTCGCACAAGTAAGGGATGACATCATAATCTTCAGCTAAAGACCTAGAACCATTCTTTGTCAATTTTTGAACAAACTGCATGAACCATGCTATTTCTCGCCGAACCACCTCTAGATCGTTCTGAAGTTTATCCACTTTCTTGCTGGACGTCGTCGCTTCCCATTCTAACTTCTCTACAGCTGCTTGCTTGTCAGCTAACATAACCTAAGGAGAGCAAAAGGAAGACATAATGTTGGGGGTTTACCCCTGAAAATCTGCATACAAACTAAGCAGTGATCTAGTAGTAGGAGCCAGTTCAATGTGCAGTAATGTGAAATTTTACAGCCTCAGGAAAATTAACCAGAACGTATTGATTGAAACTTCTGGTTGGCATTTACTTCCTGATACCCAACAGAAAGCAAAGGATATGAAAATATAACTAGTCCTAAGTGATCTCTGTTTCTTAGTCTGTCTAAAACAGCCAAAGTAGAGCCAAATGTTTAAGAGGGTAACTTAGTGACCTTTAAGTTAAGCCATGCAACACACTTCTAGAAAAAATTGCATCTTTTTGCTTTTCAATTTGGGGGTTGGGTTGGAAAGGGCGTAAGCTGACATTATATATTCACCTTTGCATCAGAGAGTTGCACTTGAGTCGATTTGAGTAAAGAGTCCTTTTCGGCATATTCCTTCTTCATTTCATCTAGTTTAGCACAAATAGAAGCCATTTCATTCTTTGAGATCTCAACTTCCCTCAAAAGTTCATCTTTCTCCGATAATTTCTTTTGCAGATCTTCCACTTGCTCCCTCAAAGCCATCAATTCTTCTCTATCTTTTTCTAACAAAGGTGACCTTGAAAAAATCATTGAGAAGTTCTCAGTGCATCCATCTTGGTTACCGTCAACATTTTTATTTTGGTCCCTATGCTTTTTCGTCACAGTTGTTTGAGCTGCATTCCTTCCTTTTGCCTCAGACGTCTGCAGCAGCCATCAGTGATTCAGTGTTAGCATCTCTAATGGACCAAAAGAAAGCAATGCTCGTTCTCATACAATTAGGgtataaacaaacaaacaaacaaacttgtTTAGCAAGGACAACCACAGAGAAGAATATGCAAGCAATCAGAAGTTAATTCCACATAAACAACTAATACAAGTATCATATTTGGTCAGTTCTCAGCTAGACAAAGTTGACTGCTCATTTATAGTAGCGAGTTGATGGAAATGGCTTCACCTACTACCTGAGACAAGATATCGAGCGGGAGGAGAGAAATAGTACATTAAAGAAATTGTTATAGAGTAAGATAAACTTCCTTTTAACTCTTTTTTATGAGTAAAATTTTAGATATTGATGTTGTAAGATTATAACCTCAAATAAAACATTACTATTAGAGGCTAATACATCATGCCACTTTTCTCTTGCATCAGCATATCCAAGTTTCATGGCAACTGTAGCCACCAAAGTTGGATGCATGTACGATGCTTTCTTTTTAATGCAAACTCTAATTTAGTCAGTGTAGATGAAACCCCAATTTTGATTCGTGCTGACCTGTCATGAACCTGAACAATGCCTGCCGTTATTGTTCCATACAATTAGTTATTACTCCTACAAATCAATATGAAGAAGTTTTATATAGTTAATTTTCTAGGCTCTCTCAACCTTCCGATTGCCATTGAAATGGTAACTAACATTTTGAACCTTCTACTCCAGCCTCTAATTTGCCATCTTTTAACTATAGCCTAATTGCAGATCCCAAAAGAAGGATGTCCCCTACAATATTAGCAGTCAATTCAGTACAAGCTGGAAAATGGCATAAATATAACAAGGAAGACTGAAACATCGATAAAGCAGCCCAATTGAAAGATGCAATCACAATAATAAGTACTCAAGCGAATACCGGAATCGACAAACTGACTTATATCACATTATTATTCGAGAACCACCCTAATATACTTTATCTAAAAAACAAGCACCCTGCATAGTAtataataatttactttcttagtCTTTTGAAAAAACTATTTCCCAGATGGAAGCAGCTTTTCACTACAGTTGCAAGAATATAGAGAAGACGGGTTGTAAGGAATCGCATAAGTAGTACAATACTGCAATTTGTGGTCACTTGTTTAAACTTTTTCATGTTTTGCTTGATTTGTGAAAGCTTCTATCTCCCAACAGATTTCTCTATCCCGATATGACGAAGAAGCCTGCAGATTAACTCAAATTGTTTTGATGGAATGTAAATCTTATGACTTCTATGAACTATATTAGTTACTCCTATACGATTACCTGAATAGAGTGTTTGCAATGGCCTGTGAGGCACTCGTGAGAAATTCTATTGCACCTCTTCTATCTAAATTGATTCCCCCATGGCACCGGGAAAAAAAATGTGAATTTATCTCTTAGCCGTGTCATTCCTCTATATCTGGGTTATCCTTATTCGTGGTAATTAGACTGAGGTCGTACGAAAGCAGGATGGTGAATTTAGTAGAAAAGGAATATACTTGCAGTCATCATGTGCCATTGCACCCCTATCTTGTCTAACCCAATTTATATTCTTGAAAAGTCTCATGCTAAAAACTTGACTGACTTTGTCCAACATCCAACCTTATGTCAACCAAGCCTCCTGTTTATAACTGAGCCCTATCCTACCCAATAGGTCAACTTATGTTAGTTATCGTTTTTCTCCGCCTTGCTGAAACATAACACTTACTTTCCTTAACTCATTAGAAACCAACAGAAGATTCTCTCCAGTTTGGTTTCTGGAGCACGTCTCAACCAGCCAGAAGCGCTGATTTCAGAGTAGTAACACTGTAACATTTCTAACATTTCTAGTATCTCACTTAgtggtgggcataaaatccgaaaacccaAAAAACCGGATCGGACCaaattaattcggtatttcggtatcgGTTCTTCGGTACTAATTCGGTATAAATATTTCAAACGTTCAGTACTTCGGTACGGTTCTCGGTATTGAACTTTCGATACTTTGGTaaaccgaaataccaaaataTTTTAGTAAGCCTAGCCCAATTCTCCATTACCCAACCCAAGTCCAACTGTCCAACCCCTAAAGCCAGTAGGCCCAATTCAACTACCCAAGTCCAATCTTCGACTTTTGACTTGCAATCTGATATATATACCAAGATTACAAAATCCAACTTGGTGGAATGTGTTGATATCTTCATTTATTTGATTCTGGAactaaataatatttgaaaagttcctctttttgttgttgttttagatTCTTTGGTTCCTCTGTCCTTTGTTGCTCTAATGCGGATTCTCGTTTAGAACATAAATTTGGCAGATTTGGTTTTCACGGCGGGAGCTTTTCAGGGTAAAGGAACGATTAGTGATTACCATAAATATGGATTAAGTACCGTACTAATATTAGGCATTTGAAGATAGATTGAGTGGAATAGATGAAAACGTTATTCCTTCGAGTTAGTTGTTGACAAACCAATATGGTTATCTCATGGATTTGGATTATATCGACAAACTATTGTTAGAACTCCCCCagcaaataaataaaactaacaGCAATCTTACAGAACCGtaccaaaccaaactaaaaaataccgaaccgtaccgaactaCTTTGGTACAGTATTTGGTATACATAATTGATATACTGAAGTACCGAATCGAAATTTTTAAATACCGTACCGAAGTACCAGATGGCCACCCCTAATCTCACTTTGGAGACACACGGAGACAAAGAATGGACCCAAATAAAAGATATTTGGTGAAATCCAGAGAGTTTGACTTTCAAAGTGTCTATCACAATGAAAAAGCAGGGCAAAACCATAAAACCAAAGGTGCCATGTGTTCAAGAA belongs to Nicotiana tabacum cultivar K326 chromosome 6, ASM71507v2, whole genome shotgun sequence and includes:
- the LOC107812529 gene encoding protein MICROTUBULE BINDING PROTEIN 2C-like, which encodes MYEPQQLLDLQDNNGDFGGGADSRSWLSGEDRSPTLRRTDSSLSNSAAGNVDRMLFNDLVEIVPLVQSLIDRKAKSSFTRRGSMTYTKTPSKESLYKKTSEAKGRNAAQTTVTKKHRDQNKNVDGNQDGCTENFSMIFSRSPLLEKDREELMALREQVEDLQKKLSEKDELLREVEISKNEMASICAKLDEMKKEYAEKDSLLKSTQVQLSDAKVMLADKQAAVEKLEWEATTSSKKVDKLQNDLEVVRREIAWFMQFVQKLTKNGSRSLAEDYDVIPYLCDKNIETDHPNETGMQELEVAREAYIAAIAAAKENQDEASFSAAAKARLYLQSLVLGT
- the LOC107812527 gene encoding protein BREAKING OF ASYMMETRY IN THE STOMATAL LINEAGE-like isoform X1; this encodes MSSPFTITRLVRWRIKDWVSCFYACRFPLEEEKDIYCAMSPQKPSRNMVFDPIGDHNRKKNRKKLKKKMEKRKEFVEISAEGKAEEGGNDSSWPRFSEEDYIVFCFEDDGGIHIVEDKKSEKFQQKIDHVNLSPRPVCRKQLNYVENGQEFHGHRQKNKVSPDGEDSYGTTEEDNDERGERKGSNDMEEEWPPAVDKEISHIGDVSESKTSPSAESSESNDHSNGSTGSFAFPVLGWDWMGSPAQMPKPEEGPRYEKHKAWTCVRHPCCRF
- the LOC107812527 gene encoding protein BREAKING OF ASYMMETRY IN THE STOMATAL LINEAGE-like isoform X2 produces the protein MSSPFTITRLVRWRIKDWVSCFYACRFPLEEEKDIYCAMSPQKPSRNMVFDPIGDHNRKKNRKKLKKKMEKRKEFVEISAEGKAEEGGNDSSWPRFSEEDYIVFCFEDDGGIHIVEDKKSEKFQQKIDHVNLSPRPVCRKLNYVENGQEFHGHRQKNKVSPDGEDSYGTTEEDNDERGERKGSNDMEEEWPPAVDKEISHIGDVSESKTSPSAESSESNDHSNGSTGSFAFPVLGWDWMGSPAQMPKPEEGPRYEKHKAWTCVRHPCCRF
- the LOC107812527 gene encoding protein BREAKING OF ASYMMETRY IN THE STOMATAL LINEAGE-like isoform X3, translated to MSSPFTITRLVRWRIKDWVSCFYACRFPLEEEKDIYCAMSPQKPSRNMVFDPIGDHNRKKNRKKLKKKMEKRKEFVEISAEGKAEEGGNDSSWPRFSEEDYIVFCFEDDGGIHIVEDKKSEKFQQKIDHVNLSPRPVCRKGERKGSNDMEEEWPPAVDKEISHIGDVSESKTSPSAESSESNDHSNGSTGSFAFPVLGWDWMGSPAQMPKPEEGPRYEKHKAWTCVRHPCCRF